A window of the Nibribacter ruber genome harbors these coding sequences:
- a CDS encoding phosphoribosylanthranilate isomerase encodes MKYTENIDDLLVLQPDFVGFIFYEKSPRFITTPWAVFSSIFLKGTRKVGVFVDEQVVNILQKTTDLGLDVVQLHGHESPQMCRELRDTGLTVMKAFRVGDDFDFESIREYVSGCDYFLFDASGPNPGGNGLRFNWQMLDNYTFDIPFFLSGGIDVEHIEEIRALRHPMLYGLDLNSKFEVQPGLKKVDRIKQFIEELRAEPQS; translated from the coding sequence ATTTTGTGGGCTTCATCTTTTATGAAAAATCGCCGAGGTTCATCACTACGCCCTGGGCGGTTTTCTCCAGCATCTTTCTTAAAGGTACCCGAAAGGTGGGCGTTTTTGTAGATGAGCAGGTAGTGAACATTCTACAAAAGACAACAGATCTGGGACTGGACGTGGTACAACTACATGGTCATGAAAGTCCGCAGATGTGCCGCGAATTGAGAGACACCGGGCTCACCGTCATGAAGGCCTTCCGGGTGGGAGACGATTTTGATTTTGAGTCCATCCGGGAATATGTGAGCGGCTGCGACTACTTTCTATTTGATGCCAGCGGCCCCAATCCCGGCGGAAACGGCCTTCGTTTTAACTGGCAGATGCTGGACAATTACACCTTTGACATCCCCTTCTTTTTAAGTGGCGGCATAGACGTGGAGCATATAGAAGAGATCAGAGCGCTTCGGCACCCTATGCTGTATGGCCTGGACCTGAACAGCAAATTTGAAGTTCAGCCGGGTCTAAAAAAAGTGGACCGAATCAAGCAGTTTATTGAAGAATTACGAGCAGAACCACAATCATAA
- the trpB gene encoding tryptophan synthase subunit beta: protein MYGVNERGYYGQFGGAFIPEMLYPNVEELRQKYLQIILEPGFKAEMEDLLRDYVGRPTPLYHAKRLSERYNAKIYLKREDLNHTGAHKINNTVGQILLAKRLGKTRIIAETGAGQHGVATATVCALTGLECIVYMGKIDTERQRPNVEKMRLMGATVVPVTSGSQTLKDATNEAIRDWINNPVDTHYIIGSVVGPHPYPDMVARFQSVISEEIRKQLQEKEGRELPDYVVACVGGGSNAAGAFYHFLDEPSVQLVAVEAAGLGVDTGHSAATSVLGKTGIIHGSKTLLMQTEDGQITEPYSISAGLDYPGVGPQHAHLADTGRARFIAITDNEAMEALRELSRLEGIIPAIETSHALAALGQLGAGPEDVVVLNLSGRGDKDLNTILTYFETHDVQK from the coding sequence ATGTACGGAGTAAATGAGCGGGGATATTACGGTCAGTTTGGCGGGGCTTTCATCCCAGAAATGCTGTATCCCAATGTTGAAGAGCTGAGACAAAAATACCTGCAGATTATACTGGAGCCAGGCTTCAAAGCCGAGATGGAGGATTTGCTACGCGATTACGTGGGCCGTCCAACGCCTTTGTACCACGCTAAGCGACTTTCTGAGCGGTACAACGCCAAAATTTACCTCAAGCGCGAAGACCTCAACCATACAGGGGCACACAAAATTAACAACACCGTAGGACAGATTCTGCTAGCCAAACGCCTAGGCAAAACCAGAATCATAGCCGAGACGGGCGCAGGTCAGCACGGCGTGGCCACCGCCACCGTTTGTGCTTTAACTGGGTTGGAATGCATTGTTTATATGGGCAAAATTGACACCGAACGCCAACGGCCCAACGTAGAAAAAATGCGCCTGATGGGGGCTACCGTAGTGCCAGTTACCTCAGGCAGTCAGACTTTGAAAGATGCCACCAATGAAGCCATCCGGGACTGGATTAATAACCCCGTAGATACGCATTATATTATTGGCTCGGTGGTAGGGCCGCACCCATACCCAGACATGGTGGCAAGATTTCAGTCGGTGATTAGTGAAGAGATTAGAAAGCAATTGCAGGAGAAGGAAGGCCGTGAGTTACCGGATTATGTGGTGGCCTGCGTAGGCGGCGGGAGTAATGCCGCGGGTGCATTCTACCATTTCCTAGATGAGCCTAGTGTACAACTGGTAGCGGTTGAGGCCGCAGGATTGGGTGTGGATACAGGGCACTCGGCGGCAACGTCTGTGCTGGGAAAAACCGGCATCATTCATGGTAGTAAAACCCTACTCATGCAAACCGAGGATGGTCAAATCACGGAGCCGTACTCTATTTCAGCGGGATTAGATTATCCAGGAGTAGGTCCGCAACATGCGCATTTGGCAGACACGGGTAGAGCCAGATTCATTGCCATCACGGATAATGAAGCAATGGAAGCCCTGCGCGAACTGAGCCGCTTGGAAGGCATCATTCCTGCCATAGAAACCTCTCATGCTTTAGCGGCCTTGGGACAATTAGGCGCCGGCCCAGAAGACGTGGTCGTGTTGAATTTATCGGGCCGCGGCGACAAAGACTTGAATACCATTCTCACCTATTTTGAAACCCACGATGTCCAAAAATAG